The window CTATACTTCAGAAGGTATTAGTAGATAGTAGATACCTTTTCTTCAGGTGTTACGAAAGATGAACCATTAGGCCGGAAGATATATGCCCCAGCATTCTACCGAAAACCAAACACAAAAGGCAAATCGTAAATAGCAAGGATTATCTAATTACCAGCTTTCAAGTAATCAAATTAAAAAGAAAAACCAAGAGAAGATAAGAAAATGCAATGGGGAACAAACTTCTATTCAGTATGCATATACCTGAGGAATCAGAGGAGGTTTATCATAACTGCCATTATACCCATTATAAAAGCTGTAAGACTGCTGAACCGATTCTTCCACCTTCAAAAGTAATGAAACAGAGATGTCAGGAGGTAATAGTGATAGGATAATAACCGAGATGCTTTGAGGTGGAGCACATACCAAGCTTCTGCTATTGACATAATTAATCATTTTTCCTTCATCTGTGGAAAAAGTGAGTTTCACATTTCCTTGACCAACTTCAATAGTTGACTTTTCCTTGCTTTGAATGGTGTATACAGATGATCTGGTCGTGCTAGCACCTGTAACTAAAAGAAAACAATCAACACGCCGAGATCATATTGCAAGCCTAAAAAATAGACCCCAGGTGTGCCAACTTAACAAAGTTCAATCATAAGCAATTATAAAACAGGACCTGCCCCTTCGGCACCCGAGATAGTGTATGTGTTGAATCCAAGTGGTGGTACGGATACTGTAAACACAAGCCAATACTTTGGTGTCTTATTTGGAAATTGACCCAAGTATGCCTTAACATAGTGGTTCCTTAAGCCCAGATGGACATCATCTAGAGGAAGAAGCTGTGACTTGACTTCTTTTCCCTCAGAATCATGAACAATGATAGCTTCATTGACAACCTACAGCCAATTTAATCTTATTTAAAAACAATATCCAACTGTATATATAGTAAGACTTAACTCTTCACTATGAAAGGTAATTCATCTCATTCTCATATATGCCACTTGCTTCACTCCAGCAGAGAGAAAATAGAAAATATAATATATAAAACATTTTGAATTTTGAATTGCAAAACACCGAAAAGAATATAAAAGAGGAGTAAAAAGAGATATACTGTTAACAGAGATTATTTCCTTAGAGATTCTCAACTTTGCTTTTGCAAAATCTTGACCCATCATGGCTAACGTAATAGGTAATTCTATGACAGACTTCCTTTGTCTTGCTTGTTGCTTGTAATGGGAAGAAGCACTATCACGTTATATAATGCACTAAGTCTGGAACCAGAAAGGAAGTACTTACAGGAATTCGGACTGTGTCATCCCTCTTCCATCCAAGAGAATTGTACACCACGACAATCTATACATGAGAAAGCACAACCAGTTGAAACGATTTACAGGTGGACTATAAAGTCACAGCTAATACATGTAAGAGTGTGGCGCTAAAGACTTTTAACTTCCTTACCAATTTCTTCCCCTGAGACAAAGTTACTTCTGATGAAGGACAATAGCTTATATTCAGAAGTACACACTGGAATATTCATGAAAAGAAAAGGAAGAAAGAGGATGAGATTCAGATCAAATGTTCTTCTTAACTTGTATGTAGATTCCAACAAAACTCAGCTATTATTACGAGGTATGGACTCAAAAAAAAGAAAAGAAAAAAGAACAGCACACAAGCTTAAGGGCTCAAGATTCTTTGCCTGTTGAAACTTTGTTGTTGGGTTTCCAGAAGCAGACTCAACCAAGTGAGCAAGTGAAGTTGCAACTAGTTCCTCAGACTGCACAAAGAGGATGAACAAATGAATAAACACTCAAATGGTCATCATTGAGGAGAGCACTGAAATTAAGGCTAACTCAAACCTCCATGTATCCTATTGACAATCTTTTTGCGTAATCATTGGCAACATGCTGCTTTTCTGTACCAGTGACAGCATCATGATGTTGAGCAATTGCCAAGGCATCTGCCAATGAGTCTGTATTAGGCCCTGAATTACTCCTTCCTTTGAAAAATTCTAGTTGCCTAGCAGCCTTATTATCCAAGAGACCATAAAGATACGTCAGTCGAAAAATGTCATTACACTGAGAACAGGAATTGGCCAAAAACAGTGAACAGTAAATTTATCAGACAGACAGAAAAGTTGTGCGAATATACCAAATAATAGCCACTCATTGTTCGAACATAGTGTTTCAAGGCTGGTCTGCTTGTGAAGTATCCTGTCCAGTAAGCATTAATACGATCTGCATAACTGGAATAGGGCATGCTTCAGTTTCTATAACCACCAAAAAAAATATAAAAAGAACAAAACATTAAAAACAGTGCAGACGTAGACTTACGGAAAGAAGTCATCAGTCTTGATTGGCCAAGATTCATTTGAAGCATATTTTGCATCGGTGTATATGGAGGGAGTAGAGTACAGAGCATTAACACGTCCATCCTAAAATTACCCAACTATAACCAATTAAAGTTCAACATAACAGCATAATAATCAAAGAGAGTAATAGTCCGGTATTCAATATTTAATCAGTTCACTTTAAAAGAAACCCACAAGTAGAGAACAACTAAGAAGATTCTGGAGGTGGAGAGACATGCCAACAGACTAAAATAATATATCCACTATCCAGTAACACTTTTGTTGCCATAAAGCATTTAGCTCTTAATACAGACTACAAAACTGTAAAATGTAGTTGATCTGTTTTCCCTTTGATTACATAACCATATCTATCAATTACATTATTTCTAAGTCAACCAAAGACATGTCAAAATAACAGTCTGGATTTCTCCTAGAGGCATGAAGGGTGTTACACATTACTGTAATATAGTTTCATAAACCGAGATCACAATCATGAAAGTATTAAGCAATTGTCACCTTGTTGACATAATGAATGAGCTTGTCCATTTGTCGGAACCATGTGTGTGCATACTGATACTTGAAATCTGTTCCCATGGTCCACATAATATGATTTGTTCGAGTTATGTTAGCCTGAGAATAAATAACTGCTGTCAGATACTAAAGAGAACAGAAAAGCATTTGGGCGTCCATATATTGAAACGTATACAAATAGAAACTCACACACAGGTTGTGGAACTTGGTAAATATACCTGTTTTACTGCAGCCGCAATGAAGTCATTAACTCGTTCTTGAACATTGTAATCAAACAAAGTGATGTCATCCTTCAACAGTACAGTACAGAAATTTAAATTTCAGCAATGCAAATAAGTAAAAAATTAAGAAAGTTAAAGATTTGAACAACTAGATCATGCCTGGACTATTGGGGAAGGATCATTAACTTCAAAATAGAAACCAGAAGGAGGTTCATAATTCTCAGGGAAAGCACCAGAAAATATCTGCAGCAATGAAGAAAAGCATAATTACTCAAGCAAACAAATCTTCCTCTGCAGCCCACAATTGAAAACAAACTAATACAACTAACAGTTACTGAATGGAACCGTATCTGTGAGGATATACAAAGATATAAAAATGCAGCGTAAAATGAAAAAGCAATCACAGTGGTTATTCACCTCCGCAGATGAACCGAGACTCTTAGAACCCCGCCAAACAAACTCAAGACTCTTCTCATTTTTGCGTTTTTCCCTGTCCTGGTAATCTATTCGACCAAAGAAAAGTGAGTCGAATCCAACCTGCAGCGGCACCCAAATGTTATCAAGAGTACATACATAAGTCTTTTTTGGCAAGACCTCCACCACTGAGTTCATCAAGAGCAGTCTAGTAAGTTCATTAAGTGCAGTCTAGTGTCAGAAGGTAATAAAGCCAAAGAGAGACATGCTTACTTCAGCTCCCAACAAGTAGGCCTGGACAGCCGAATGTCCAAAAGGATCAATTTGCCATCCAATTCTTGGAGTGACATTGAATTCCCTTTTAAGAAAGCGGTGCCCCAGAGTGGTCTGGTCAACCATGTCAACATAATGGGTAGCTGCTTCATCATGCATACACATGCCCCCATTTCTGCAGCATCGGAAAACAAGCATGATCAAGCCCCATAAAAACAAAAATTAAAGATGAGGAGCTGGTTTAGCATAATAGACTACATGAACTCGAGTTGACCGGAGCTGACAAGGTCCTTGGTTATACGCTGGACAGCATCACTCTGCTCTCTCCACCAGCGCTGGAAAAAGGCCTGCATGAATTGAGCAACTGAATCATCTATCTATCTATCTGGGTAAATTCTGGGTAAATGGTAAATTGAATGAGTGGAGGGTAGAATTACAATTTCAACATAGACAAATTTGCGACTCTTGTCAGCCAGCAGAGCAGGAATCAAAGAGTCCAACACATTTTGAACACAAGCGCCCTGAAATCCGTTGAAATGAAACCATGAAGCAATCGAATACAAAGCAGAGAGAATAGAAAGAACGGAGAAAGAGAGAGACCTGGATGGAATTGTTGGAGCCAACGTAATACTGATCAACGGTCTTCAACCATCCGACGTCGTCGTGGGTGTGAGGGACCAAGTGCACGTTCAGTTTGCCGGGGACTATCCCTTGCGAGGTCTCATATACCATAAATTTCGAGTCAGCGACCAGAAGAAGAAGAGCCAAGAAGAAGAGTAAACCAGGAGTCTTGGTCGCCATTCTTGCTCTCACTCCAAACAGGTTTCACAAAATGACACGCAATCCTCCCCTTCTTAGCTACCTTATTGCTTTGCTTTACAGCTACTCTCACTCATCTCACTCACTCGCACTGAATCGCTCTCCCTCCCTTGTACTGTTTTTTCTGTCTGACTTCTAATCATTCATTCATTCTTCTTCCGCTTCATAATGCTTTTACTTATTTTGTTTTTATACTAGAATTTTCCTTTTTTTGGCCAAATCTACCTACTAACGTTCAACTCTTTATATCCTTCCCCATCCAAACCCCACAGTGGTCCTCTTCTCTTTGGCGCTGCCGCTATCGGTTACCATCTATTAGGACGAGCTCCAAGTCCCCAACAATGGCAAGGTTTGTTGCTGCTCTTAGTGTGTGACATTTTATCATTATACGGCGGTAAAAGTGTTTCTAGCTAGGACTCTTAAGTTGAGGACTAGACGAAGATTTTTCGGTTTATAATTTAAAAGACTCTTAAGTTGAGTTGAGGACTAAACGAGGACTTTTCGGTTTACGGTTCACATTTTGACATCTCATTCATTCAGTTTTTAGGTTTATATAAGTAAATCATTTTTACAAATTTTCAGTTAAATTGGTGTTCATTAAGATAACAAACTAGATCAAATTAATTGATGAACCAAATCTGTCAAATATAAACTGTTCAAGTTCATAATTGATAAATCACATTTATAAATGCTTTAATCATTTTCAATATAGCTAAAAATTTAGAGAAATAATCTACTCATAAATACCTATAAACTGAACGGTCAAAATATGGATATAAAATCGAAATGTGGGATAAACCGAAAAGTCCTTAACTTAAGAGTCCTCGCTAGAACTCTCATTGGGTGGTATAGTTGTTTAGAGGCACCTGTTAAGGTATCGAAAATCCGGTATGTACAAACATGCAAGTTTTTCTATTTTTATTATCATATTCTTTCCTTTTAAAAACGGCTATACAAAAAGCATTGATTACTACAATCTACAGCAACAACAAGTACGTGGTGGTCGACGCCCAAATCTTGCTTCTTCAGGACTCAGGAACCATATATGTGCAGGTACTCCAAGTCAATAAGGAAAGTGCGTATCTCCATCGGTGCTAGCTCCACCACCAGTTTTGCAGGATCAACAGCGCCTCCCCTCACCACCTTAGACTCTTTGGACCCTTCCACTTTCCAAACTAATCTCTTCTTCTCCATTTCACCTCTTTCTTGATTGGCAGATAAACTCGTCTCTGTCACTTTGCTTATCTGAAACACACCACAGGAACCAAGTTAACTACGTTTTCCACCAAAAACAACAACATTCAGCATTCGTAATCCATCATTTACTCACCTTCTTCCTTGGAAACAACTTTTTTAGTTCAACATTTGCCAACACAGAATAGTCCTTGTCCTCGCCAGTCTTCAAACATATCAAACAGCCACAAGACCATCAATTTCAAATATTTAAGTATGACTGAGAAGAGTAGAAGAGAAAGTCAATACCTCATATAGGTGAGCCAACCGAAGGAGTACTTTCCCATTTCCCAGTTCCTGCAATGTTCAAAATACAAACATACCAATTTATACATGGTGTACTAATAGCTGAAATATGCGCATGCCACTCATGAGGCATCCCCCACCACTTACCTGGAGGGTTATCACAGCAACATTGTCTGGTAACGCATAGGAAGGGTCAATTCCAGAAAATGTGGGTACATGAGAATTCATCCAATCATTTCCTTCCTGTAAAAATAAATATCACTACTTTTGCACGTACACAGACAAATCACAAAATCAACTTCGATCATTGTCTCACCTGTTCGGCAAAGGCCAATAGAAGTGGGACACTTATCTCTTGGCCAGCTGTGCGACGCCACTTAGAACCTTCTCCAAGAGGATCAATTCTGAGATAAAACTTCCCTTGGACCTGCAAAATGACATTCAACCATTAACATGATATATACAACATAACAGTTGGGAGAAGACATTCGTGGGGGAATGAAGAACGAAAGGTCATTCTTAATCTAAATTCAATGTAAGAAAGAATCAGAATTCCAGGGGGAGAGAAACATTCATCATGTATTAAAACAATGATAAATAGGCTTGAGGGATAAACCGAAAGTTTAATGAAGTATGCTTTTTTTTTTTTTAGATGAAGGGTTAAGTGTGCTTACAGTTAAACCCTCACACTTATCGGAAATGCAAACTGTTTCATTTAGTACCTCGCCAACACCTCTGATATCGTCATGAATTAGCCTCCTATAAAATGACAGAATCATTTAAGAGCTAATGACAACAAAAGAAATCCTAAGTTTAAATAGTTTTCAAACAGGAAGCAATCAAAGACAAAAACCTGTGGAGCATCAGCTCTACTTGACCATCTACTAAGCTAGTTCCTCCCACTGCACGATCAACCAAGACTGAAAGTTCTGTACTGCTATCTTGCACATAAATTCCAAGATTAATCTGAAAGATGAACAAAGAAGGGGAAATGTTAAAGAAGGTTAAGAAAATTTAATGAGCTAGTGGAGCTTAACACTATTCAGAATAAGGCTGAGGATGGAAGAGATGCTTGCATTGGTACCCAAGTGAACATCATAACCTAACCCAAAGCCAGAAATAAAATTTAATTACTTGAGCCAAATTGAACCATTTATGATCGGACTAGGTTGAGTTGGCAACACATTTTATAACTTGCGTTGAAAAACAACAATCTTATAGTTTTCTAACCACCAGGCAAACAATGAGGCCAC of the Fragaria vesca subsp. vesca linkage group LG6, FraVesHawaii_1.0, whole genome shotgun sequence genome contains:
- the LOC101303252 gene encoding lysosomal alpha-mannosidase-like; amino-acid sequence: MATKTPGLLFFLALLLLVADSKFMVYETSQGIVPGKLNVHLVPHTHDDVGWLKTVDQYYVGSNNSIQGACVQNVLDSLIPALLADKSRKFVYVEIAFFQRWWREQSDAVQRITKDLVSSGQLEFINGGMCMHDEAATHYVDMVDQTTLGHRFLKREFNVTPRIGWQIDPFGHSAVQAYLLGAEVGFDSLFFGRIDYQDREKRKNEKSLEFVWRGSKSLGSSAEIFSGAFPENYEPPSGFYFEVNDPSPIVQDDITLFDYNVQERVNDFIAAAVKQANITRTNHIMWTMGTDFKYQYAHTWFRQMDKLIHYVNKDGRVNALYSTPSIYTDAKYASNESWPIKTDDFFPYADRINAYWTGYFTSRPALKHYVRTMSGYYLAARQLEFFKGRSNSGPNTDSLADALAIAQHHDAVTGTEKQHVANDYAKRLSIGYMESEELVATSLAHLVESASGNPTTKFQQCVLLNISYCPSSEVTLSQGKKLIVVVYNSLGWKRDDTVRIPVVNEAIIVHDSEGKEVKSQLLPLDDVHLGLRNHYVKAYLGQFPNKTPKYWLVFTVSVPPLGFNTYTISGAEGAGASTTRSSVYTIQSKEKSTIEVGQGNVKLTFSTDEGKMINYVNSRSLVEESVQQSYSFYNGYNGSYDKPPLIPQNAGAYIFRPNGSSFVTPEEKVPLTVMQGPVIDEVHQQINSWIHQVTRLHKEKEHVEVEFIVGPIPINDGIGKEVVTQLNTTMATNKTFYTDSNGRDFIKRIRDYRTDWDFKVNQPVAGNYYPINLGIYMQDDKKEFSVLVDRSLGGSSIVDGQIELMLHRRLLLDDSRGVAEALNETVCVSDECTGLRVLGKLYFRIDPLGDGAKWRRSFGQEIYSPLLLAFTEQDGDDWKNSHETTFSGIDSSYSLPDNVALITLQELDDGKVLIRLAHLYEVGEDKDFSVMANVELKKLFPRKKIGKVTEMNLSANQERTDMERKRLVWKAEEGSSGTAKGVRGGPVDPAKLVVELAPMEIRTFLIDLEQNLQRHHYHVVDA